From a single Mus musculus strain C57BL/6J chromosome 12, GRCm38.p6 C57BL/6J genomic region:
- the Acot2 gene encoding acyl-coenzyme A thioesterase 2, mitochondrial precursor — protein MVASSFAVLRASRLCQQDWKSWARLFVPPPLSTGGRTTWARTNATLSVEPEGRSCWDEPLSIAVRGLAPEQPVTLRSALRDEKGALFRAHARYRADAGGELNLARAPALGGSFSGLEPMGLLWAMEPERPLWRLIKRDVQTPFLVELEVLDGHEPDGGQRLAQAVHERHFLAPGVRRVPVREGRVRATLFLPPEPGPFPGIIDLFGVGGGLLEYRASLLAGKGFAVMALAYYNYDDLPKSIETMHMEYFEEAVNYLRSHPEVKGPGIGLLGISKGGELGLAMASFLKGITAAVVINGSVAAVGNTISYKDETIPPVSLLRNQVKMTKDGLLDVVEALQSPLVDKKSFIPVERSDTTFLFLVGQDDHNWKSEFYADEISKRLQAHGKEKPQIICYPAAGHYIEPPYFPLCSAGMHLLVGANITFGGEPRAHAVAQVDAWQQLQTFFHKQLGSKS, from the exons ATGGTGGCCTCGTCTTTCGCTGTCCTGAGAGCAAGCAGGTTGTGCCAACAGGATTGGAAGAGCTGGGCGCGGCTGTTTGTACCTCCGCCGCTCAGCACTGGTGGCCGGACCACTTGGGCGCGGACAAATGCGACGCTGAGCGTAGAGCCCGAGGGCCGCAGCTGCTGGGACGAGCCGCTGAGCATCGCCGTGCGCGGCCTGGCCCCCGAGCAGCCCGTCACGCTGCGCTCTGCCTTGCGCGACGAGAAGGGCGCGCTCTTCCGAGCCCACGCGCGCTACCGCGCCGACGCTGGCGGCGAGCTGAACCTGGCGCGCGCGCCCGCGCTGGGCGGCAGCTTCTCGGGGCTCGAGCCCATGGGGCTGCTCTGGGCCATGGAGCCCGAACGGCCTCTCTGGCGCCTGATCAAGCGCGACGTGCAGACGCCCTTCTTGGTGGAGCTGGAGGTGCTGGACGGACACGAGCCCGATGGCGGGCAGCGGCTGGCGCAGGCGGTGCACGAGCGTCACTTCTTGGCTCCCGGGGTGCGGCGCGTGCCCGTACGAGAGGGCCGGGTGCGCGCCACGCTCTTCCTGCCCCCAG AACCTGGACCCTTTCCTGGGATCATAGACCTTTTTGGAGTTGGAGGTGGCCTTCTGGAGTATCGGGCGAGCCTGCTGGCTGGGAAGGGCTTTGCCGTGATGGCTCTGGCTTATTACAACTACGACGACCTCCCCAAGAGCATAGAAACCATGCACATGGAGTACTTTGAAGAAGCCGTGAACTACCTGCGCAGCCACCCCGAG gTAAAAGGACCTGGAATTGGGCTGCTTGGGATTTCCAAAGGGGGTGAACTTGGCCTTGCTATGGCCTCCTTCCTGAAGGGCATCACAGCTGCTGTGGTCATCAATGGCTCCGTGGCTGCTGTTGGGAACACCATCTCCTACAAGGATGAGACTATACCCCCTGTGTCCCTTCTGAGAAACCAAGTCAAAATGACCAAAGATGGTCTCTTGGATGTCGTGGAAGCTCTGCAAAGCCCTCTGGTAGACAAGAAGAGCTTCATTCCCGTGGAAAGGTCTGACACGACCTTCCTGTTCCTCGTAGGTCAGGACGACCACAACTGGAAGAGCGAGTTCTATGCTGATGAGATCTCCAAACGCCTGCAGGCGCACGGGAAGGAGAAGCCCCAGATCATCTGCTACCCAGCAGCAGGGCATTACATCGAGCCCCCTTACTTCCCGCTGTGCAGCGCTGGCATGCACCTCCTGGTGGGTGCCAACATCACCTTTGGAGGGGAGCCCAGGGCTCATGCCGTGGCCCAGGTGGACGCATGGCAGCAGCTCCAGACTTTCTTCCACAAACAGTTGGGTAGCAAGAGTTAG